The Streptomyces europaeiscabiei genome window below encodes:
- a CDS encoding LuxR C-terminal-related transcriptional regulator — MLPAEDSEEAAAARAAVLALRRESGMPVAGVAWVVGPRQLRISETSGVRSRDRRGMSVPAGTGLIGKVLTTGRPAAVSDYLSARQISHEYDSFVEAEGVRAMAAAPVIVGTTVRAVLFVASRDAVRLGDRVLTAVTQATRDLEQFLAAHEQVHRVLSEARAVGAGTAPRDGAALERVHEAHAELLDLTATLGDDHLRERFHEVCCLLEQGCCAEAPEWPPPEQAARLSPRELDVLTAVAAGCTNPDISERLDIGLETVKGHLRSVMRKLGTTTRFEAVTAARRAGLLP, encoded by the coding sequence GTGCTACCGGCGGAAGACAGCGAAGAGGCCGCGGCCGCCCGCGCCGCGGTCCTGGCTCTGCGCAGAGAGAGCGGGATGCCCGTCGCCGGGGTGGCCTGGGTCGTCGGCCCGCGACAGCTGCGGATCAGCGAGACGAGCGGGGTGAGGTCACGGGACCGCCGGGGGATGTCCGTGCCGGCGGGGACCGGACTGATCGGCAAGGTGCTGACGACCGGCCGGCCGGCAGCGGTGAGCGACTACCTGTCGGCGCGGCAGATCAGCCATGAGTACGACTCCTTCGTCGAGGCCGAGGGGGTGCGGGCGATGGCGGCGGCGCCGGTGATCGTGGGCACCACCGTCCGGGCCGTTCTCTTCGTGGCGTCGCGGGACGCTGTACGCCTCGGCGACCGGGTGCTGACCGCGGTGACGCAGGCGACGCGCGACCTGGAGCAGTTCCTCGCCGCCCATGAACAGGTCCACCGGGTGCTGTCGGAGGCCCGGGCCGTAGGCGCCGGTACCGCGCCCCGTGACGGCGCCGCCCTGGAACGCGTCCACGAAGCCCACGCCGAACTGCTGGACCTCACGGCGACACTCGGCGACGACCACCTCAGGGAACGCTTCCACGAGGTGTGCTGCCTGCTGGAACAGGGCTGTTGTGCCGAGGCGCCCGAGTGGCCACCGCCGGAGCAGGCGGCGCGTCTCTCGCCACGCGAACTCGACGTCCTGACCGCGGTCGCCGCGGGCTGCACCAACCCCGACATCTCCGAACGGCTCGACATCGGCCTGGAGACCGTCAAGGGCCATCTGCGCTCGGTCATGCGCAAACTCGGCACGACCACCCGCTTCGAAGCGGTCACCGCGGCACGGCGGGCGGGGCTGCTGCCGTGA
- a CDS encoding glycoside hydrolase family 5 protein: protein MPLKNHRGTACLAASLAGVTAFGGVIASPASAAPAAAASRHASPPPVSDFRGVNWADPRDNYADDAVVPSGLSTTDSYATTYAKSRAIIGGFSKLGANTVRLPVNPTSVNGPFWKSYRAAIDAATAKGFKVILGYWEADNAKDGKIDDQASWDRMWKRITSAYSPNSKVYFEPMNEPFGYTSQEWRDVAARWLSKHRSIPRDRVLIGGFKYSEDVKPVCADSRLDGTRIALHNYGFWHTDWTSVDQWKADFKERIGTCASRTILDEFGASMTTGLDYNGPVNGSNEVAYIQAATDVIRELRLGSVYWPGLRNGDTYSLTTLQGTGTRLSLKVNNQSGLDRLHWAWKMKK from the coding sequence GTGCCACTAAAGAACCATCGCGGGACAGCCTGCCTCGCGGCGTCGCTGGCCGGCGTCACGGCATTCGGCGGAGTCATCGCCTCCCCCGCGTCCGCCGCTCCCGCAGCCGCCGCCTCCCGCCACGCCTCGCCGCCGCCCGTCAGCGACTTCCGCGGCGTCAACTGGGCCGACCCGCGCGACAACTACGCCGACGACGCCGTCGTGCCCTCTGGCCTGTCCACCACCGACAGTTACGCCACGACCTACGCCAAGTCCCGGGCGATCATCGGCGGGTTCTCCAAGCTCGGCGCCAACACGGTCCGGCTCCCGGTCAACCCCACGTCCGTGAACGGCCCCTTCTGGAAGTCGTACCGGGCCGCGATCGACGCCGCCACCGCCAAGGGCTTCAAGGTCATCCTGGGCTACTGGGAGGCCGACAACGCCAAGGACGGCAAGATCGACGACCAGGCCTCCTGGGACCGGATGTGGAAGCGGATCACCTCCGCCTACAGCCCCAACTCCAAGGTGTACTTCGAGCCGATGAACGAGCCGTTCGGCTACACCTCCCAGGAGTGGCGCGACGTGGCCGCCCGCTGGCTGAGCAAGCACCGCTCCATTCCCCGCGACCGCGTCCTCATCGGCGGCTTCAAGTACAGCGAGGACGTCAAGCCGGTGTGCGCCGACAGCCGGCTCGACGGGACCCGGATCGCCCTGCACAACTACGGCTTCTGGCACACCGACTGGACCAGCGTCGACCAGTGGAAGGCGGACTTCAAGGAGCGCATCGGCACCTGCGCCTCGCGCACGATCCTCGACGAGTTCGGTGCCTCCATGACGACAGGCCTGGACTACAACGGCCCGGTCAACGGCTCCAACGAGGTCGCCTACATCCAGGCCGCGACCGACGTCATCCGGGAGTTGCGCCTCGGTTCGGTCTACTGGCCCGGCCTGCGCAACGGTGACACCTACTCCCTCACCACCCTTCAGGGCACGGGCACCCGCCTCAGCCTGAAGGTCAACAACCAGAGCGGGCTCGACCGCCTGCACTGGGCCTGGAAGATGAAGAAGTAG
- a CDS encoding DinB family protein gives MGTEGTRNGRLGLLLNQFDQAREMAQVRLTGLGDEEYLWEPVPGCWSLRRRAEATTPRAFGPGEWVLDLGAPDIPASEYAEVARQAADGMTVAGIADDWSVSVERVEQVLAHTGAPEPDRTPVTTIAWRLAHLHVQFAGGWEWTFGERRQDPKLSVDFTPSAASALDRFWPMVDRWRDSVAGVTDEQLDTVGFSQYPYGSAPDDPFVGVLSGANLEFIHHMAEIALLRDLWRTRSSIASQS, from the coding sequence ATGGGGACCGAGGGCACGCGGAACGGCCGATTGGGCTTACTGCTCAACCAGTTCGACCAGGCCAGGGAGATGGCCCAGGTGCGGCTGACGGGGCTCGGCGACGAGGAGTACCTGTGGGAGCCGGTGCCGGGTTGCTGGTCGCTCCGGCGCCGGGCCGAGGCGACGACGCCCAGGGCGTTCGGGCCGGGCGAGTGGGTGCTCGACCTGGGCGCCCCGGACATCCCGGCGAGCGAGTACGCCGAGGTCGCCCGGCAGGCCGCCGACGGCATGACCGTCGCCGGGATCGCCGACGACTGGAGTGTGAGCGTCGAGCGGGTCGAGCAGGTTCTCGCCCACACCGGTGCACCGGAGCCCGACCGGACGCCGGTGACGACCATCGCGTGGCGACTGGCACACCTGCACGTCCAGTTCGCGGGCGGATGGGAGTGGACCTTCGGCGAACGGCGCCAGGATCCGAAGCTGTCGGTCGACTTCACCCCGTCCGCCGCCTCGGCACTCGACCGGTTCTGGCCAATGGTCGACCGCTGGCGCGACAGCGTCGCCGGCGTCACCGACGAGCAACTCGACACGGTCGGCTTCTCGCAGTACCCGTACGGCTCCGCCCCGGACGACCCGTTCGTCGGCGTACTGTCGGGGGCCAACCTCGAATTCATCCACCACATGGCCGAGATCGCCCTGCTCCGCGACCTGTGGCGGACCCGCTCCAGCATCGCATCGCAATCGTGA
- a CDS encoding nuclear transport factor 2 family protein, which yields MTHLNDLGEPHAPVPSPDPNNPVGASEFDEPSNPTGPGASPDSRLFPGSPLSSGPVDGWQEVRDRLDLRRLVDTYASALDRRSTELFASLFDEDGELVLNRPSGTGRPPRVFDGRDGWASALSVLESCVVTTHFVGNHTVRLAGDSATGETYCLAHEIRPAEAVHRLRVRSIRYQDSYRRTAGRWRFARRVLTVDWTEDRVLVSPSAG from the coding sequence GTGACCCATCTGAACGACCTGGGCGAACCACACGCCCCCGTCCCCTCGCCTGATCCGAACAACCCGGTCGGCGCGAGCGAGTTCGACGAACCGAGCAACCCGACCGGCCCCGGCGCTTCCCCCGACTCCCGCCTCTTCCCCGGCTCCCCTCTCTCCTCCGGCCCGGTCGACGGCTGGCAGGAGGTGCGGGACCGGCTGGACCTGCGCCGCCTCGTCGACACGTACGCCTCCGCCCTGGACCGGCGGAGCACGGAGCTGTTCGCGTCACTCTTCGACGAGGACGGCGAGCTGGTCCTGAACCGCCCGTCCGGCACCGGCCGCCCGCCCCGCGTGTTCGACGGGCGCGACGGCTGGGCGAGCGCGCTGTCCGTGCTGGAGTCGTGCGTCGTGACCACGCACTTCGTCGGCAACCACACGGTGCGGCTGGCCGGGGACAGCGCCACGGGCGAGACGTACTGCCTGGCGCACGAGATCCGCCCCGCCGAGGCCGTGCACAGACTGCGGGTGCGGTCCATCCGCTACCAGGACTCCTACCGGCGTACGGCGGGCAGGTGGCGTTTCGCCCGCCGGGTACTGACCGTCGACTGGACAGAGGACCGCGTCCTCGTGTCCCCCAGCGCCGGATAA
- a CDS encoding cytochrome P450 — protein sequence MDTEAGPGALRHVPGAVRPVPEAEPGLVERWRSGGGELVELLTQVHERHGGVAAFRIGPAPTVLVTDPTAVQHVLARQPERYVKRSHRARLLIGDGVLAATGTAWKRQRRLLQSQFTGTGMRRYEQRITAAARTAAERWDGYARTGQTFDVGQEMRRFALDTIWRSLTGHPLDDATQRELAAVETVGAALPTLPADADEARDAVAADLARIDAVARHAIEAARDGTAGPHGPGLLHVLTDAATERPEYTDRLIRDEFVTLLAAGHETTATTLTWLHLLLDRHPEAREQALAAGVEGSAERRQAIQALVHETLRFYPSAWILPRHATEDDTLAGYSIKAGTDLLVCPYLTHRDPELWPDPERFDPRRFTTPDGRPTHPGAYFPFGIGPRACLGLQFALRESTVLLEHLLPAHTPAFRSTPTKAVHGITVRPDGPTLAILEPSLR from the coding sequence ATGGACACCGAAGCCGGTCCCGGCGCACTTCGGCACGTTCCCGGGGCGGTGCGGCCGGTCCCCGAGGCCGAGCCGGGGCTGGTGGAGCGGTGGCGTTCGGGGGGAGGCGAACTGGTCGAGCTGCTGACCCAGGTGCACGAACGGCACGGCGGTGTCGCGGCGTTCCGCATCGGCCCGGCGCCCACGGTTCTCGTCACGGACCCGACGGCGGTGCAGCACGTCCTCGCCCGGCAGCCGGAGCGGTACGTCAAGCGTTCGCACCGCGCCCGGCTGCTGATCGGCGACGGTGTCCTGGCCGCCACCGGCACGGCGTGGAAACGGCAACGCCGCCTGCTGCAGTCCCAGTTCACCGGCACCGGCATGCGCCGCTACGAACAGCGGATCACCGCCGCCGCCCGGACCGCCGCGGAACGCTGGGACGGGTACGCCCGAACCGGGCAGACCTTCGACGTCGGCCAGGAGATGCGCCGCTTCGCCCTCGACACCATCTGGCGCTCCCTCACCGGCCACCCCCTCGACGACGCGACCCAGCGCGAACTGGCAGCCGTGGAAACCGTGGGCGCCGCCCTTCCGACCCTGCCCGCCGACGCCGACGAGGCCCGGGACGCCGTCGCCGCCGATCTCGCCCGGATCGACGCGGTCGCCCGGCACGCCATCGAGGCAGCCCGCGACGGGACGGCGGGCCCCCATGGTCCGGGCCTGCTGCACGTTCTGACCGACGCCGCCACAGAGCGTCCCGAGTACACCGACCGGCTGATCCGCGACGAGTTCGTCACTCTGCTCGCGGCCGGACACGAGACCACCGCGACCACCCTGACCTGGCTCCACCTGCTCCTCGACCGGCACCCCGAGGCCCGCGAGCAGGCCCTCGCCGCCGGGGTCGAGGGCTCGGCGGAACGCCGTCAGGCCATCCAGGCCCTGGTCCACGAGACGCTCCGGTTCTACCCGTCCGCCTGGATCCTGCCCCGCCACGCCACCGAGGACGACACCCTCGCCGGCTACTCCATCAAGGCGGGCACCGACCTCCTGGTCTGCCCCTACCTCACCCACCGCGATCCCGAACTGTGGCCGGACCCGGAGCGCTTCGACCCCCGGCGCTTCACCACCCCGGACGGCCGGCCCACCCACCCGGGCGCCTACTTCCCCTTCGGTATCGGTCCCCGCGCCTGCCTCGGCCTGCAGTTCGCGCTGCGCGAGTCGACCGTTCTGCTCGAACACCTGCTGCCGGCCCACACCCCGGCCTTCCGCTCCACCCCCACGAAGGCGGTGCACGGCATCACCGTCCGTCCCGACGGCCCCACCCTCGCGATCTTGGAACCGTCGCTCCGCTGA
- a CDS encoding SCO6745 family protein, which produces MSAPTVTPRTTARALHDVIEPYHAVLYYAPQVQEAFSDVGLKGMWRGYFGGRAAPLGPAPAAVVSALFHHFEPGLVARAVPSVWDAALPDDILAARLAGVDAALRALLGDAVDGTDVAEAASLAASAAAACGAPGRPLGAANAVLALPRAPHLALWQAATTLREYRGDGHVAALTHAEFDGVEALVTITAAGGEVRESIQARRGWTDEEWAEGERRLRTRGLLDSAGDLTPGGRAARDAVEALTDRFASAPWNALGAQRAHRLYTLLQPLGERIIHGLGIPLPVAAKTPGGG; this is translated from the coding sequence GTGAGCGCGCCGACCGTGACACCCCGGACCACGGCCCGGGCCCTGCACGACGTCATCGAGCCCTACCACGCGGTGCTCTACTACGCGCCCCAGGTTCAGGAGGCGTTCTCGGACGTCGGGCTGAAGGGCATGTGGCGCGGCTACTTCGGCGGACGTGCCGCTCCGCTGGGCCCGGCCCCGGCGGCCGTGGTCTCCGCGCTCTTCCATCACTTCGAGCCGGGTCTGGTCGCACGGGCGGTCCCGTCCGTGTGGGATGCCGCGCTGCCCGACGACATCCTGGCCGCCCGGCTGGCCGGCGTGGACGCGGCGCTGCGCGCGCTGCTGGGCGACGCGGTCGACGGTACGGACGTCGCCGAGGCCGCGTCGCTCGCGGCCTCGGCCGCCGCCGCGTGCGGTGCGCCCGGTCGTCCGCTCGGCGCCGCGAACGCCGTCCTCGCACTCCCGCGGGCACCCCATCTCGCGCTGTGGCAGGCGGCCACGACGCTGCGCGAGTACCGGGGTGACGGGCATGTCGCCGCCCTGACGCATGCCGAGTTCGACGGCGTCGAGGCACTGGTGACGATCACCGCGGCGGGCGGCGAGGTCCGCGAGAGCATCCAGGCACGCCGGGGCTGGACCGACGAGGAGTGGGCCGAGGGCGAGCGGCGGCTCCGCACCCGCGGGCTGCTGGACTCCGCCGGGGACCTCACCCCGGGGGGCCGCGCGGCCCGGGACGCCGTCGAGGCGCTCACCGACCGCTTCGCCTCGGCACCCTGGAACGCCCTCGGCGCGCAGCGCGCGCACCGGCTGTACACACTCCTCCAGCCACTCGGCGAACGGATCATCCACGGCCTGGGCATCCCCCTGCCGGTGGCCGCGAAGACCCCGGGCGGCGGCTGA
- a CDS encoding acyl-CoA dehydrogenase family protein, translating into MDFSYSPRLAELKESAVDLARRIAVYEDECEADNGLSPESRAALRRTVLASGLQAMNAPVAWGGAGLSWVEQVTVEEELGTLTNGLWAAVWRPTAAALLASTPEQRERYLLPENRGERFGARAITEPDAGSDPRRIATVAQRTLDGYRITGEKWFVTLGDLADYLIVLAIVRPDGAPTLFLVDKDTPGVRLVATPRYTHHFAYEHPHFAFDNVAVGHDAVLGELGAGLDLVQATFFEERVLVAAHAVGAAERALRLASDWARERVQGGQPIIRHQLIQAMLADSATDIAVNRLLVHRVAWEIDRGGDPKTLNALVAMAKVSATEAAGRVVDRAVQIFGGRGYMRDNPVERLYRDVRVDRIWMGTSEVQRLMVANEIDKRGLSGLLRFSTAPAEEEEPDGTRGPLMEGAAR; encoded by the coding sequence ATGGACTTCTCGTACTCTCCACGTCTCGCCGAACTCAAGGAAAGCGCTGTGGACCTCGCTCGCAGGATCGCGGTCTACGAGGACGAATGCGAGGCCGACAACGGGCTGAGCCCGGAGAGCAGAGCCGCCCTTCGGCGGACCGTACTGGCCAGTGGTCTGCAGGCGATGAACGCGCCGGTCGCGTGGGGAGGCGCGGGGCTGAGCTGGGTCGAGCAGGTCACTGTGGAGGAGGAGCTCGGGACGCTCACCAATGGTCTGTGGGCCGCCGTGTGGCGGCCGACCGCCGCCGCCCTGCTCGCCTCCACCCCGGAGCAGCGCGAGCGGTATCTCCTGCCGGAGAACCGGGGCGAGCGCTTCGGGGCCAGGGCCATCACCGAACCGGACGCCGGTTCCGACCCCCGGCGCATCGCGACCGTCGCGCAGCGCACCCTTGACGGGTACCGCATCACCGGTGAGAAGTGGTTCGTCACCCTGGGGGATCTGGCGGACTATCTGATCGTGCTGGCGATCGTCCGGCCCGACGGGGCTCCCACGCTGTTCCTCGTCGACAAGGACACACCGGGCGTACGGCTGGTCGCCACACCGCGCTACACCCACCACTTCGCCTACGAACACCCGCACTTCGCCTTCGACAATGTGGCGGTGGGCCACGACGCCGTCCTCGGGGAGCTGGGTGCCGGGCTCGACCTCGTCCAGGCCACCTTCTTCGAGGAACGGGTCCTGGTCGCGGCGCACGCCGTGGGCGCCGCCGAGCGCGCGCTGCGGCTGGCGTCGGACTGGGCGCGCGAGCGGGTGCAGGGCGGACAGCCCATCATCAGGCACCAGTTGATCCAGGCCATGCTGGCGGACTCCGCGACCGACATCGCCGTCAACCGACTGCTGGTGCACCGGGTCGCGTGGGAGATCGACAGAGGCGGCGACCCCAAGACACTGAACGCTCTGGTGGCCATGGCCAAGGTGTCGGCGACCGAGGCCGCCGGGCGGGTCGTCGACCGCGCGGTGCAGATCTTCGGCGGACGCGGCTACATGCGGGACAACCCGGTGGAACGTCTCTACCGCGACGTCCGCGTCGACCGGATCTGGATGGGCACCTCCGAGGTCCAACGGCTCATGGTCGCCAATGAGATCGACAAGCGGGGCCTGTCGGGTCTGCTGCGTTTCTCCACGGCTCCGGCCGAGGAGGAAGAGCCGGACGGGACGAGGGGCCCGCTGATGGAAGGTGCCGCCCGGTGA
- a CDS encoding LmeA family phospholipid-binding protein produces the protein MRSPHRTDPQQHAHDRSDAPRNPYDELGTLDDGPLEVTSLEDFFDEGAAERVEEPEPEWTPPVHRRGGRRRRGRFGRLPLAVKAVVGVVVLASFVTLADRWALLYAEHAAADALEDRLDLAAAPEVEIGGFPFVTQLAGKRLDSVRVTVPDVAADRVSLAKVSATAHDVRLDVDGLTSVRGARVPRLDGDVLLSFADLNRELGASQVTFTGDGRDRVRARGTLPVAGRDLRLRAEATIQRQGERGIATRIGGMRLDIGNLATYRPGSRASDGLHLTPEASAALAREARKAKALLSVPAIVRRLGVSDATAREALGDDGKLAELTGSPRFARQAQSLNLIDLALDNPAVLRGLGLDPDLLDALSRLTRPVLADRLSLSFELPEPEHGTMRLRDVRVEEDGIRVRLTGSELAVGGS, from the coding sequence ATGCGCTCCCCCCACCGCACAGATCCGCAACAGCATGCCCACGACCGCTCAGACGCGCCCCGCAACCCCTACGACGAACTCGGCACCCTCGACGACGGCCCACTGGAAGTGACCTCTCTGGAGGACTTCTTCGACGAGGGCGCCGCGGAGCGGGTGGAGGAGCCGGAGCCCGAGTGGACCCCGCCCGTCCATCGTCGCGGCGGCCGGCGTCGGCGTGGCCGTTTCGGCCGGCTGCCCCTCGCGGTGAAGGCGGTGGTGGGCGTCGTCGTCCTCGCCTCGTTCGTGACACTGGCCGACCGCTGGGCACTGCTGTACGCCGAACACGCGGCCGCGGACGCCCTGGAGGACCGGCTGGACCTGGCCGCAGCACCCGAGGTGGAGATCGGCGGCTTCCCCTTCGTCACCCAACTGGCGGGCAAGCGGCTGGACTCGGTGCGGGTGACCGTGCCGGACGTGGCGGCCGACCGGGTGTCGCTGGCGAAGGTGTCGGCCACGGCCCATGACGTACGACTGGACGTCGACGGTCTCACCTCCGTGCGCGGCGCCCGCGTCCCGCGGCTCGACGGGGACGTGCTGCTGTCCTTCGCCGACCTCAACCGTGAACTCGGCGCGTCGCAGGTGACGTTCACCGGGGACGGTCGTGACCGGGTGCGGGCGCGCGGCACCCTGCCGGTCGCCGGGCGTGACCTGCGGCTGCGCGCCGAGGCGACGATCCAGCGGCAGGGCGAGAGGGGCATCGCCACCCGGATCGGCGGCATGCGCCTGGACATCGGGAACCTGGCCACCTACCGCCCCGGCTCGCGCGCCTCGGACGGCCTGCATCTGACGCCGGAGGCGTCCGCCGCCCTCGCCCGGGAGGCCCGCAAGGCGAAGGCGCTGCTGTCGGTCCCTGCGATCGTACGGCGGCTGGGGGTGTCCGACGCGACCGCGCGCGAGGCACTGGGCGACGACGGCAAGCTCGCCGAACTGACCGGCTCCCCGCGCTTCGCCCGCCAGGCCCAGAGCCTCAATCTCATCGACCTGGCCCTGGACAACCCCGCCGTGCTGCGCGGCCTGGGCCTCGACCCCGACCTCCTCGACGCCCTGTCCCGGCTCACCCGCCCGGTCCTCGCCGACCGGCTGTCCCTGTCCTTCGAACTGCCGGAGCCGGAGCACGGGACCATGCGACTGCGGGACGTCCGCGTGGAGGAGGACGGCATCCGGGTACGCCTCACCGGGTCGGAACTGGCCGTGGGCGGGTCGTAG
- a CDS encoding PfaD family polyunsaturated fatty acid/polyketide biosynthesis protein, translating into MVAESMFTEDGRRAYGGTSPQGTDGGLPWAPDFADDALVRHAHRVREPVHIVREQATGRMGLAPGGDAARTGPDADGRYRVLGTLPPLYPEWLGDHGFCADHGVRFPYAGGEMANGIATTRMVTALAEADLLGFFGAGGLHHRDVERATAELGARLGGRRNWGVNLIHSPQEPELEERVAALLIDRRVPVVSASAYMALTPAVVRCAAAGLTTDPAGRVLRRTRIFAKVSRPEVAEQFLSPAPPEILRALVGRGDLTEREADLAAHVPVAEDITVEADSGGHTDNRPLGVLLPVVLALRAELAARHGYRTPPRVGAAGGLGTPQAVAAAFAMGAAYVVTGSVNQVSVEAGLSDEGKILLGAADVADVTMAPASDMFELGVRLQVLRRGTMFAARAQQLYDVYRSYDSLEEIPEDVRARLERNVLRGTVDDVWTTTRRYWRDRDPGQLDRAERDPKHRMALLFRSYLGRSSRWAMTGEPGRHTDYQIWCGPAMGAFNRWTKDSFLGRPENRSAVQIALNLLEGAAVVTRAQQLRSHGVPLPAAAFAYRPRPLA; encoded by the coding sequence ATGGTTGCAGAGAGCATGTTCACCGAGGACGGCCGGCGCGCGTACGGCGGGACATCGCCGCAGGGCACGGACGGCGGCCTCCCCTGGGCTCCCGACTTCGCCGACGACGCGCTCGTACGCCACGCGCACCGCGTCAGGGAACCCGTGCACATCGTGCGGGAGCAGGCCACCGGGCGCATGGGTCTGGCTCCGGGCGGCGATGCCGCGCGGACCGGGCCGGACGCCGACGGCCGGTACCGGGTGCTCGGCACACTGCCGCCGTTGTACCCCGAGTGGCTCGGCGATCACGGCTTCTGCGCCGATCACGGGGTCCGCTTCCCCTATGCCGGGGGCGAGATGGCCAACGGCATCGCGACCACCCGGATGGTGACCGCGCTTGCGGAGGCCGATCTGCTGGGGTTCTTCGGCGCCGGCGGACTGCATCACCGGGACGTCGAGCGGGCGACCGCGGAACTCGGCGCGCGGCTCGGCGGCCGACGGAACTGGGGGGTCAATCTCATCCACTCCCCGCAGGAACCGGAGTTGGAGGAGCGGGTGGCCGCCCTCCTGATCGACCGGCGTGTACCCGTCGTCTCCGCGTCCGCCTACATGGCCCTCACCCCCGCGGTGGTGCGGTGCGCCGCCGCGGGGCTCACCACCGACCCGGCGGGCCGTGTCCTGCGGCGTACCCGGATCTTCGCGAAGGTGTCGCGGCCGGAGGTGGCCGAGCAGTTCCTGTCCCCAGCCCCGCCGGAGATCCTGCGCGCTCTCGTCGGACGCGGCGACCTCACCGAACGGGAGGCGGACCTCGCCGCGCACGTGCCGGTCGCCGAGGACATCACCGTCGAGGCCGACAGCGGCGGCCACACCGACAACCGGCCGCTCGGCGTCCTGCTGCCCGTGGTGCTGGCCCTGCGCGCCGAACTCGCCGCCCGCCACGGTTACCGGACGCCGCCGCGGGTGGGCGCCGCCGGCGGTCTGGGCACCCCGCAGGCGGTGGCCGCCGCGTTCGCCATGGGCGCCGCCTATGTGGTCACCGGCTCGGTCAACCAGGTGTCCGTCGAGGCGGGACTGTCCGACGAGGGCAAGATCCTGCTCGGCGCGGCCGATGTGGCGGACGTGACGATGGCGCCCGCCTCCGACATGTTCGAACTCGGCGTCAGGCTCCAGGTCCTGCGTCGGGGCACGATGTTCGCCGCCCGGGCCCAGCAGCTCTACGACGTGTACCGCTCGTACGACTCCTTGGAGGAGATCCCGGAGGACGTGCGCGCCCGGCTGGAGCGGAACGTCCTGCGCGGCACGGTCGACGATGTGTGGACCACCACCCGCCGGTACTGGCGGGACCGCGATCCCGGACAGCTCGACCGGGCGGAACGGGACCCCAAGCACCGTATGGCACTGCTCTTCCGCTCCTATCTGGGCCGGTCGAGCCGCTGGGCCATGACCGGGGAGCCGGGCCGGCACACCGACTACCAGATCTGGTGCGGCCCCGCGATGGGCGCCTTCAACCGATGGACGAAGGACAGCTTCCTGGGCCGCCCCGAGAACCGCTCCGCCGTCCAGATCGCGCTGAACCTCCTCGAAGGGGCGGCGGTCGTCACCCGCGCGCAGCAACTGCGCAGCCACGGTGTCCCGCTGCCCGCCGCCGCGTTCGCCTACCGGCCACGGCCGCTGGCCTGA